TTACAAAGCAACAGAAACAACTGAAGCTAAAAACGAAATGGATACGTTTGTTGCCGGAAAGCACGAATTAATGCCAATCCCAAGTAAAGAGAGAGATTTAAATCCACTGATGGATCAAAATCCGGAATATTAACTAAAACAAATTATTAATTCAATAACTTAATTAACACAACTATGAAAACAAGAAATTTTTTATTTTTATTAATGAGCGTTGCAATTCTTTTTACAGCGTGTAAAAGTAACGACCCTGAAGTAAAACCTACAGGTATTACATTAAACAAAACTACATTAACATTAGTACAAAAAAAGACAGAAACCTTGATAGCTACTTTAACTCCAACAGACGCTACCGGTACCATTACTTGGACCTCTTCAAATACAGCAGTAGCTACAGTCGATAATAATGGATTGGTAACCGCTGTAGCCGCTGGTACGGCAACTGTAACAGCAAGCGTTAATTCTTTAACAGCTACTTGTGAAGTAACGGTAGAGTCAGATGGAAGTTATGACCCTGCTGCATCTTTAACAGGTTCTGCGTATTATCCTATAATTTTGGATGCTGCCAGTTCTGCAAAAGTTCAGAGTAAAATTGTAGCAGATTTACGTCCGGATGAAGCAACTAAATTTTTATATGTGTGGGAAAATACATATACTGCCGGAACTGCTACCGGTCCTAATTTTTACGGAGAAGTAGAAGGATGGGTAAGTTTAGTTGTAGGTAGCGTAGGATGGTCGGGAGCTGGCTTTAATGTTCAAGATGCAACAACAATTGATAAATTAGCAGACATTACTGCTAATCCTACTGGTTATTATCTTCATATTGGAATAAAAAGTAAAGATAATGCTGTTCACGTAATCGGTTTGGATGGACAATCAAATGTGAAATTTGCGCTTGGTGCAACAGCATTTAACGATAATGGAACTCTTATTGAACCACTTGCAGACTTTAAGCGTGATGGTGAATGGCATGAAATAGAAATTCCAATGACTACTCTGAAAACTAACGGATTACTTTACGCCTCTGGTATGGGAACAAAAAATGTGTTTTGGTTCTTAAGTGGCGGTGTTGCCGGTACCACACTTGATTTGGACGCCGTATTTATCTATAAAAAATAATCTGTAAAAGATTTCAAGTATAGCAGGGTTGAATGTCTCTGCTATGCTACAAATAAAAAAATCATTCCTAATATTTATACATAGAATTTTCTTTACTGTAATGATGAAAAATAAATTGAAAATATTGTATTATCTGATTGTATTACTATTATTAAATGCATGTACAAAAGAACCGGATATAATGCCCAAAACTCAAAGCTTGGCATTATCTCCTACATCCGGTGAAATAAAAGAAGGTGATTCTTTAAAATTAACGCCTCAAATAAATCCCTCAAACGCACAACCGATTATTGCTTGGACTTCTTCTAATGAAAAAGTAGCTACTGTTTCCCAAAACGGAATGGTGAAAGCCCTTGCAAGAGGTAGCGTTACCATTACTGCCATTGCAGACGATTCCATAGAAGCAAATGCATCTCTTACAATAACAAGAGAAGATTTACCTTATCAACTCGTATGGTCTGATGAATTTGATGGAAATGCATTGGATTTAAGTAAATGGAATATTGAAACAGGCGGAGGCGGCTGGGGTAATCAGGAAAAACAGTATTATACCGGGCGTTCTCAAAACTTGAGGGTAGAAAACGGAAATCTGGTGATAGAAGCTTTGAAAGAAGCGTATGAAAACAACGCTTACACTTCGGCTCGTATTACTACCAAGAATAAAGCGATGTTTACTTATGGTAAAATGGAAGCCCGTATAAGTCTTCCGGCAGGGAAGGGAACTTGGCCCGCATTCTGGATGTTGGGAACGTATGGAAGTTGGCCCTTGTGTGGAGAAGTGGATATAATGGAACATATCGGTTCACAACCCACAATGATTTCACATGCGGTGCACACCTACGAGAAAAACGGAAGTCGTGGAAATAACTGGTATAACAGACAATACCGTGATGGCATTGAAAATAATTTTCATACTTATGCCATTGAGTGGGAGAAAAAATATAGTGAAGGACAAGATTGTATTAATTTCTATATTGACGGAGTAAAAAGTGCAACTATTTGGGAACAACTTTCACTTTCAGACCAAAAAACTTGGCCATTTAATAAAGATTTTTTCCTGATACTCAATGTAGCAATTGGAGGAACAATGGGAGGAACGATAGATGATGCGATTTTCAATAATCCGGTAATGATGAAAGTAGATTATGTGCGTGTCTATCAAAGAGAATGATTTGATAACTAAAATACATTTAATAACAATTCTAAATTTACAACCATGAAGAAAACTACTTTTTTAAAACGTTTAAGTTTCATATTTTTAGCACTTTCGTTAAGTTGCTTTACTTTTATATCAGCAACCGACTATTGTCATTCATCAATTACATCCAATAGAGGAGCTACGGCTTATGTAACGATGAAATCGTTAGGTGATGGTCTCTACCAATTTATATTTGAGTCTGAGAATGATATTGTAAGCTGGAATGCCGGAGGATCAAATTTTTATGCCGAAGTTGATGGAATTGGCGGTTATCAGGTTTCTGACCATCTTACTCAAGACGATGCTAAAACATTGAGTGTAACTATTAATTCTAACCCAAAACCCAACATTTACGTAGGAACTTTCTATGTGAATTACGCTGATGGCGAACACGCGTTCAATATCCCTACCGATGAAGATTTTGATGCCGTATGTGCTACCTTAGACAATATTCCTCCATCTATGGTTTCAGCAAGTGTGGTCGGGACGCCAACATTCAATTCCGTTAATTTACAATTATCAGCAACAGACGATGTAACTTCTCCCGTAACTCAATTTATAATTAACGATTCGGGTAATGGAATTACAAATAGAATAGTAGCAGCTGATGGAACGGGCAATGCTGTAGTCTCTGGATTATCTGCTTCGACCACTTATAATTTTGTTATTAAAGCTAAAGATGGTGCAGGAAACATTTCTGCTAATTCACAAACTGTTTCATTTACAACTGCAGCCAGTAGCAATACGCAGTGCTCGGGAACTGATAATCAAACAGATCCTGCTTATCAATCCTTATCAAATGGATATACTTATAATTTTACAACCAGTGGCAGTGATGTTACTATTACCTTCGAGTTACTTGATGCTAAAACAGGTTTAGTTGCGTATTTGTGGGATAAAACATCCGGTTTTACGGAAACACAAATGACGAATACGACTGGACAAATATTTACTACCACATTAACGGGCTTAACAGCAAATTCTGATATTACAGTAGCTGTAAAATTTGCATACGCTGGAGGTCTGTCTGTAACGAAAGATTTTGTATATACTGTTGGAAATACCTGCGGAAACACTTCTACTTCCAATAATCACGTATCAAATCCAAAATTATCGGTATATCCCAATCCGGTTAAGGACTATTTAAAGATAGCTTGCGACGAAGAAATAAATCAAGTTAGTGTTAAAAATCTATTAGGTCAAACGGTGAAATCCTTTGTGTTGAACAGTTTTGAAAAAACGATAGATTTAAAGGATATTTCTACGGGAAATTATTTGATATTTATAAAAATGTCAAATGGTCAATCTATTTCTCAAAAATTTGTGAAATTATAACCTTATAAGGGTTTGCAGAGGTTTTGCCTCTGTAAACCTTTTTCATAATTACTTAGGAATACATGAAAAATCCCTATTGCATATTTATTCTTTTTGCCTTCTTTACAATTAGTATTCAAGCACAAATAATATCTGTAGGTGACGGAAGTTACACTACTATTTTTCCGGGAGTTGATGAGGCGGGAAGAAATTCTTATCCGGCAGGTACGCCCTTATTGAGTGGAAATGCAGCAGGGAAACCGGTTCCTACGAATGATTGGTGGTCAAAGAAAATACAACAAAATCATGTCGATAATTTATTCAATTATCCTTTCACATTAAAAACAGTTAACGAAGGTTTAGTGGTAAGTTATATTCCAAATGGAGTTATAGATGATTTACTTCCTGTAACTGTAGGTTTAGCGGGGTTAAACGCTGATAAAGCAACCGTTTCAAATTATTCCGACTGGACTGTAACAATGAATTGGGATGATCAGATACACAGTTTTGATGTGACCACAGGAATGGGAATGCCTTTTTTATATTTTACAAAAAAAAATGTATCTGATGTAGTTAAAATAGCCGTAACATCAGGGAATGTAACCATTAATAATGAAGTATTAATTATAACCAATGCAAAAAATGGTGCCGATTTTGCGTTATATGCTCCTACCGGGAGTACATGGATAAAAAACGGCGGAATTTATACCTCAACATTGAACGGGAAAAATTATTGGTCGTTAGCCTTTATTCCGTTAACAGCGGAAAATATTACGTCCGTTGCGAATGAATATAAAAAGTACGCTTACGTTTTTCCCGTAAATACCACTGTGAATTGGAGTTATGATGAAATAGCATCCGTTGTCCGAACTGATTTTAATATACAAACGGAGACCAAAGAAGGAGTGGAAAAAAATATGCTTATTGGTTTGCTTCCCCATCAATGGGCGAATTTAGCTTCCAACTCTCCAAAGCCTAATGGATACAGTTATTCAACCATTCGGGGTGAAATGAAAACAATGGATGGTAATAATTTCAGTGTGGAAAATACCTTTCACGGGATATTGCCAACATTGCCGTATGTGGATATCTATAGTGAAGGTTTTCAACCTTCTGAATTAGCAAATAAAATTTCTTCAATTCAAAACGATGCTTTAGATACTTGGACTGATACGTACAACGAAGGTCAGATGATGAACAGGCTGATACAAACAGGACGTATAGCAGATTTGATGGGAAACATTGAAGCAAGGGATAAAATAGTAAATACCATAAAAAGCAGATTGGAAGATTGGTTAAAGGCGGACAATGGAGAAATTGCTTTTCTGTTTTATTATAATTCAACTTGGAGTTCATTGCTCGGTTATCCCGCGGGGCACGGACAAGACAGTAATTTAAATGATCATCATTTCCATTGGGGATATTTTATTCACGCGGCAGCTTTTGTAGAACAATATCAACCGGGTTGGGCAGCCAAGTGGGGTGAAATGGTAAATATGTTGATCCGTGATGCCGCGGATACCAGTCGTAATGATTCTATGTTTCCTTTTATGCGAAACTTCAATCCTTATGCAGGACATTGCTGGGCAAATGGTTTTGCTACATTCCCTCAGGGAAACGATCAAGAATCTACCTCCGAAAGTATGCAATTTAATTCTTCTTTGATTCATTGGGGAATGGTTACAAATAATAAAGCAATCCGTGATTTGGGAATTTATCTATATACCACTGAACAAACAGCAATTGAAGAATATTGGATGGACATTCATAACCGTAATTTTCCTTCCACTCAAAAATACAGTATTGTTTCCCGTATTTGGGGGAACTCTTTTGATAACGGAACTTTCTGGACCGGAGATATCGCAGCTTCATACGGAATCGAATTGTATCCGATGCACGGAGGATCTTTGTATTTAGGACAACATTGGGATTATGTAAACAAACTTTGGAATGAAATTAAAACTAATACGGGAATATTGAATAATGAAGTAAACCCTAATCTTTGGCATGATGTGATGTGGGAATTTGCCTCCTTTATTGATCCGGGAAAAGCAATTGAACTTTATAATTCCAACCCAAATCGTTCACTTAAATTTGGAATTTCGGATGCTCAAACATATCATTGGCTTCATTCAATGAATGCTTTAGGAAAAGTCGATGCAAATATTACAGCAGATTATCCAATGGCAGCTGCCTTTAATCAAAATGGAGAAATAACCTACGTTGCTTATAATTATTCAAATGCTCCTATTGTCGTTCAATTTTCAACAGGCTATCAGTTAACCGTTCCTGCAAAGGAAATGGCTACAAGTAAAGATAGTAAATTATCAGGTACATTGACCTCATCTTTCGGTGAAACATATACCGGAGGCAGTGTACAACTTTCTGCCAATATTGAAGGAGGTACTCCTGCAAAAGTTGAATTTGTGGATGGATCTAATGTTATAGGAACCATAACTAATTTGCCATATACATGGAATGCCACGAATTTAACCCTCGGTATGCATTCATTTTACGCAAGGGTTTATGAGAGTGATGTTAAATATACAGTTACTAACACAGTGGAAGTACAAGTGGGTAATCAGTTGCCATTTGGAGGTGCAACTTGGAATATTCCGGGAACGATAGAATCGGGCAAATTTGATGTTTTTGAAGGCGGCAAAGGTCAAAATATAGCTTATTTTGATAACACATTGGCAAATCAAGGAGATTATAGATTGGATGAAGCCGTAGATGCTGGTAATTCTGTTGCAGAAGGCGCAACAGTCGGCTGGATTACAGCCGACGAATGGCTTGAATATACCATAAATGTTTTAGAAACAGGGATGTATGCTATGGATTTCCGATACGCCTCAGCAAATACTACTAGCAGGGGACCGTTTCACTTGGAATTGGATGGACGAATAATTTCTTCTGATATTACCGTACCTGTTACGAGTGCTTGGGATGCATGGGCTACTAAAACTGTTAACAATATTCCACTTGTAAAAGGAAAACATATTTTACGTGTGGCTTTCACATACGGTGAATTTAATTTGGGGAAAATGACTTTTATCCGGACAGGAAATATCCCTTATAATTACCCTGTTGCTAACGCAGGAGAAGATATTAAAGTAATTTTACCTCAAAGTTCAGCAATGCTTGACGGATCGGCGAGTTTGGAATCGGGAGGGAAGTTGTTAACTTATAAATGGATTCAGATATATGGACCAAATACTATTCAGTTTTCAAATAATACAGTAGCAAAACCAAATATCAATAATTTGATTGAAGGAATTTATAAATTCAAATTAATTGTGACAAATCCGGATGGACGTGAGGCTGAGGATGATGTGTTTGTTATTGTAAGTAATTCCGGAAATATTGCTCCGACAGTTTCATTTGTCACTCCGGTAAATAATTCAACTTACACAGAGGGTAAAGAAATAGCAATTTCAGTAAATGCAAATGATTTTGACGGGCAGATATCGAAAGTAGATTTTTACCAGAATAATAAATTCATTTCTTCCGTAAATCAATCTCCTTATACCATTAGTTGGACACCTCCCGCGGGAGATTATGTTTTAACGGCAATTGCCACCGATAATAATGGAACTGCAACAACCTCGGTGCCTGTAAACGTTGCGGTTAAAGCCGCCATTATCTGTTCAGGAATGTCTATAGAGGCTTCACAAGGTTCTTTTACAAACGGTTACAAATATTCATTTGAAACGGTGGGAAATAATGTAAACATCACATTTGAACTTTTAGACAACAAAACAGCGGTGGTAGCTTACCTCTGGAAACAAACTCCATTTGGTGAAACAAGTATGAATCAGATAAGTGATAAAGTATTTACAGCCACATTGAATAATTTGGAAGCAGGATCTACTATTACGTATGCGTGTAAATTTGCGTTTGCAGGAGGAATGTCGGTCACAAAATATTTATCTTATACCGTAGGCACAAATTGTTCAAATACAGGAGTGAACGATGTTGTTGATAATCATAATTTTTTTAGTCCAAATCCTGTGGAAAGCGAATTAAATATAACCTTAGAAAAAGAAAATAATCATTTATTGATTTATAATGTAAATGGAAAAAAAGTATATGATAAGATTATACCTTCCACCTATAAATTAGATATGCGAAATTTTCATCCGGGAATTTATTTCTTAAAAGTAGATTCGGAAAATAAAACTTTAAGCACAAAAATAATAAAGAAATAAATGAAGTATAAAATGAACACAATCGGGAAAATAAAATTAATACCTCTTTTACTGCTGATTATATTTATTTATAGCTGTAAATCGGAGAATGATATAACTCTTGAAGAACAAACTCAAAGTCGCAGTATAAAGCGTGGTGTTTCTTACGGTTTTCAATTACCAGATATTGACACAGAATTATTATCCCCCGGAGTGTCTTGGTTTTACAATTGGGCTCCGGATGTTAGTAGCTCGTTGGATGCAGCAGCTTCGAACGAGAAGTTGGATTTTTACCCTATGGCGTGGAATGGAAATTTTGATGCCAACAAAATACGCGCTTATAAGCAACTTCATCCGGAATGCATGTACATTTTAGCTTTTAATGAACCTAATTTGACTGATCAAGCGAATATGACTCCGCAACAAGCAGCATCTGCGTGGGTTTCTTTAAAAGCGTTGGCAGATGAGTTGCAAATGAAATTGATTTCTCCGGCTATGAATTACGGAACTCTTTCGGGTTATGGCGACCCTATTGTCTGGTTAGATGAGTTTTTTAAACTCGTTCCTCTTTCTGATGTGGATGGAATTGCTATTCACTGTTATATGAGCAGTCCGGGAGCTATGGCTTCTTATGTAAGAAGATTTAAAAAATACGGAAAACCTATTTGGATGACTGAATTTTGTGCTTGGGAAAAAAATGTTACCAGCGTAAAAGTGCAAATGAATTATATGAGCGATGCGGTTAATTTTTTGGAATGCAATAAAGATGTTGCGCGCTATGCGTGGTTTATTCCACGTTCGAGCGGAGCTTTGGAAAGTTATCCCTATATGCAACTTTTAACCAAAACGCAACCGTATGACTTAAGTGATTTGGGAAAAGTATATATAAATATGTCTACTTTGGATAAAAACATTTATTATGCGGAAAATCAGGTAATCCAAGCCGAACATTATACTTCCTTAAATATGGAAGAGGCGGTGAATAACGGTGGTTTTGAAAACAGTATTCACCTTCGTCCCACAACCGATGCAGATGGTGTATTGGATGTATGTGATTTTTACATTAATCTCTGGCTTGAGTATCAGATAGAAGTGACTAAAACGCAGCAATACAACCTCGCACTTCGATATGCGTCACAGTTCGATACGAAATGCGAAATAAGCATTGACGGGAACGTTATTCAAACTGTAGATATCCCGAATACAGATTCAGAATCAAATTGGCAAACTTCTTACACAAAACTTAATATTAATAAAGGAAAACATACATTAAAATTAAAAATAACTGATGGTGGTATTGCACTTAATTGGCTAAAAATCAGTAAAAATTAGAAATACCAACATTTTATGAGAAATTACTTTACAATGAAAACAAACATGACGACATTACTATTATTTTTTACTATTTTACTTAATTATGGTTGTAAAAGTGCAACCGATAAAGTTGCACCACCCGAAGAAGAACCTGTAGTTTCAACAGAAGTTGGCACAGGAGAAACCGATGGGTATAAATTAGTGTGGGAAGATTTATTTAATGACAATGAACTGAATAGTAAATACTGGACACCTGAAGTAAATGGAAACGGCGGCGGAAATAATGAATTACAATATTATCGCAGTGAAAATATTTCAGTAGGAAAAGATCCGAATAGCGATGCAAATTGTCTCATCATTACAGGAAAAAAAGAAAGTTATTTGAATAAAGCCTGTACTTCGGGCAGATTAATTACCAAAGATAAAGTTAATTTTAAATATGGAAAACTTGAAGCGAGAATAAAACTTCCCAAAACTGCCGACGGACTTTGGCCCGCTTTCTGGATGATGGGAAATGATATTTCTACTGTCGGCTGGCCTCGTTGCGGCGAAACTGATGTTTTGGAAATGGGCAACTCTAATGGAATTAAAAATGGAACTCAAGACAGATACTTTAATGGCGCTTGTCATTGGGGAGAATCTTGGGAAAATCATCCTATGTCAGCCAAAGCCAGCACAAATAGTTACAGCCTGCAAGACGATTTTCACCTGTATACTTTAATTTGGAATGCAGATTCCATTAAAATGTACTTGGATAAAGATAAATATCCTGATGTTACACCTTATTTTACCTTGGATATAAAAAACGAAAACCTCAATAAACCCGGACATTATTTTAAAAAGCCGAATTTTATTCTTTTCAATCTTGCCATTGGTGGTGATTTTACAGGAATTTGGGATATAAATAAAGTTACGGCATTAAATAATGGCGATGTGTATATGTATGTTGATTTTGTTAAAATCTATCAGAAAGAAGATGAAGGACAAGAATTCAAATTATACCAATAAAACCAATTTATTAATCAATTAACAATTTAAAATTATTATTATGAAAAAACTATTACCAATGTTTGTACTCGTGTTTTTAGGAGTACAGTTATGGGCTCAACCTTCCACTTCAGCTCCAACCCCTCCGGCAAGAACTCAAGGAAAGGTTATTTCAATTCTCAGTGATGCTTACACAAATGTTGCAGGTACGGACTTTAATCCATGGTGGGGACAAACTACAGTGGTTTCAACACAACAGTTTGTAAGCGGCGATAATGTATTGGTTTATTCCAATTTAAATTATCAAGGAACTCAAATTAATGGAACGCTCAATGCGCTTCCAATGACACATTTGCATATTGATATTTGGACAGCCGACGAAACTTCTTTTCAGATTACGCCGATTAGTTCCAATCCTACAATGGAGTTTTTAGTTGCTTGTAGTCCGTTGAATTTGAATACTTGGAATAGTTTTGATATTCCATTGTCTTCGTTCACCGGAGTTGATTTTTCAAAGATTTTCCAATTTAAAGTAGTAGGTTCAGGAGGTAAAACCGTTTATATAGATAATTTATATTTTTACGATAGTTCAGTTACTGTAGACACAGAAGCGCCAACTGCTTTTACGGCTACTACAGGAACAATAGCTTCTGACGCGATAACTCTTTTGCTAAATGCAACAGATAATTCCGGAGCTGTTGATTATACTATTACTTATGGTACCACAACTATTCAAACTCAAGGAGGAGTTTCCGGGCAACAAATGTCATATACAATTAATGGATTAACTCCTTCTACTGCTTATACATTTCAGGTGTCAGTAAAAGATCCGACAGGAAATGGAGCTGCAAATAACCCTATAACGGTGAATGCAACT
The genomic region above belongs to uncultured Paludibacter sp. and contains:
- a CDS encoding Beta-glucanase (modular protein), with translation MMKNKLKILYYLIVLLLLNACTKEPDIMPKTQSLALSPTSGEIKEGDSLKLTPQINPSNAQPIIAWTSSNEKVATVSQNGMVKALARGSVTITAIADDSIEANASLTITREDLPYQLVWSDEFDGNALDLSKWNIETGGGGWGNQEKQYYTGRSQNLRVENGNLVIEALKEAYENNAYTSARITTKNKAMFTYGKMEARISLPAGKGTWPAFWMLGTYGSWPLCGEVDIMEHIGSQPTMISHAVHTYEKNGSRGNNWYNRQYRDGIENNFHTYAIEWEKKYSEGQDCINFYIDGVKSATIWEQLSLSDQKTWPFNKDFFLILNVAIGGTMGGTIDDAIFNNPVMMKVDYVRVYQRE
- a CDS encoding Glycoside hydrolase family 16 domain protein, translated to MNTIGKIKLIPLLLLIIFIYSCKSENDITLEEQTQSRSIKRGVSYGFQLPDIDTELLSPGVSWFYNWAPDVSSSLDAAASNEKLDFYPMAWNGNFDANKIRAYKQLHPECMYILAFNEPNLTDQANMTPQQAASAWVSLKALADELQMKLISPAMNYGTLSGYGDPIVWLDEFFKLVPLSDVDGIAIHCYMSSPGAMASYVRRFKKYGKPIWMTEFCAWEKNVTSVKVQMNYMSDAVNFLECNKDVARYAWFIPRSSGALESYPYMQLLTKTQPYDLSDLGKVYINMSTLDKNIYYAENQVIQAEHYTSLNMEEAVNNGGFENSIHLRPTTDADGVLDVCDFYINLWLEYQIEVTKTQQYNLALRYASQFDTKCEISIDGNVIQTVDIPNTDSESNWQTSYTKLNINKGKHTLKLKITDGGIALNWLKISKN
- a CDS encoding exported hypothetical protein (Evidence 5 : Unknown function); this encodes MKKTTFLKRLSFIFLALSLSCFTFISATDYCHSSITSNRGATAYVTMKSLGDGLYQFIFESENDIVSWNAGGSNFYAEVDGIGGYQVSDHLTQDDAKTLSVTINSNPKPNIYVGTFYVNYADGEHAFNIPTDEDFDAVCATLDNIPPSMVSASVVGTPTFNSVNLQLSATDDVTSPVTQFIINDSGNGITNRIVAADGTGNAVVSGLSASTTYNFVIKAKDGAGNISANSQTVSFTTAASSNTQCSGTDNQTDPAYQSLSNGYTYNFTTSGSDVTITFELLDAKTGLVAYLWDKTSGFTETQMTNTTGQIFTTTLTGLTANSDITVAVKFAYAGGLSVTKDFVYTVGNTCGNTSTSNNHVSNPKLSVYPNPVKDYLKIACDEEINQVSVKNLLGQTVKSFVLNSFEKTIDLKDISTGNYLIFIKMSNGQSISQKFVKL
- a CDS encoding Glucan endo-1 3-beta-D-glucosidase — encoded protein: MRNYFTMKTNMTTLLLFFTILLNYGCKSATDKVAPPEEEPVVSTEVGTGETDGYKLVWEDLFNDNELNSKYWTPEVNGNGGGNNELQYYRSENISVGKDPNSDANCLIITGKKESYLNKACTSGRLITKDKVNFKYGKLEARIKLPKTADGLWPAFWMMGNDISTVGWPRCGETDVLEMGNSNGIKNGTQDRYFNGACHWGESWENHPMSAKASTNSYSLQDDFHLYTLIWNADSIKMYLDKDKYPDVTPYFTLDIKNENLNKPGHYFKKPNFILFNLAIGGDFTGIWDINKVTALNNGDVYMYVDFVKIYQKEDEGQEFKLYQ
- a CDS encoding Glycosyl hydrolase family 81, whose product is MKNPYCIFILFAFFTISIQAQIISVGDGSYTTIFPGVDEAGRNSYPAGTPLLSGNAAGKPVPTNDWWSKKIQQNHVDNLFNYPFTLKTVNEGLVVSYIPNGVIDDLLPVTVGLAGLNADKATVSNYSDWTVTMNWDDQIHSFDVTTGMGMPFLYFTKKNVSDVVKIAVTSGNVTINNEVLIITNAKNGADFALYAPTGSTWIKNGGIYTSTLNGKNYWSLAFIPLTAENITSVANEYKKYAYVFPVNTTVNWSYDEIASVVRTDFNIQTETKEGVEKNMLIGLLPHQWANLASNSPKPNGYSYSTIRGEMKTMDGNNFSVENTFHGILPTLPYVDIYSEGFQPSELANKISSIQNDALDTWTDTYNEGQMMNRLIQTGRIADLMGNIEARDKIVNTIKSRLEDWLKADNGEIAFLFYYNSTWSSLLGYPAGHGQDSNLNDHHFHWGYFIHAAAFVEQYQPGWAAKWGEMVNMLIRDAADTSRNDSMFPFMRNFNPYAGHCWANGFATFPQGNDQESTSESMQFNSSLIHWGMVTNNKAIRDLGIYLYTTEQTAIEEYWMDIHNRNFPSTQKYSIVSRIWGNSFDNGTFWTGDIAASYGIELYPMHGGSLYLGQHWDYVNKLWNEIKTNTGILNNEVNPNLWHDVMWEFASFIDPGKAIELYNSNPNRSLKFGISDAQTYHWLHSMNALGKVDANITADYPMAAAFNQNGEITYVAYNYSNAPIVVQFSTGYQLTVPAKEMATSKDSKLSGTLTSSFGETYTGGSVQLSANIEGGTPAKVEFVDGSNVIGTITNLPYTWNATNLTLGMHSFYARVYESDVKYTVTNTVEVQVGNQLPFGGATWNIPGTIESGKFDVFEGGKGQNIAYFDNTLANQGDYRLDEAVDAGNSVAEGATVGWITADEWLEYTINVLETGMYAMDFRYASANTTSRGPFHLELDGRIISSDITVPVTSAWDAWATKTVNNIPLVKGKHILRVAFTYGEFNLGKMTFIRTGNIPYNYPVANAGEDIKVILPQSSAMLDGSASLESGGKLLTYKWIQIYGPNTIQFSNNTVAKPNINNLIEGIYKFKLIVTNPDGREAEDDVFVIVSNSGNIAPTVSFVTPVNNSTYTEGKEIAISVNANDFDGQISKVDFYQNNKFISSVNQSPYTISWTPPAGDYVLTAIATDNNGTATTSVPVNVAVKAAIICSGMSIEASQGSFTNGYKYSFETVGNNVNITFELLDNKTAVVAYLWKQTPFGETSMNQISDKVFTATLNNLEAGSTITYACKFAFAGGMSVTKYLSYTVGTNCSNTGVNDVVDNHNFFSPNPVESELNITLEKENNHLLIYNVNGKKVYDKIIPSTYKLDMRNFHPGIYFLKVDSENKTLSTKIIKK
- a CDS encoding exported hypothetical protein (Evidence 5 : Unknown function) encodes the protein MKKLLPMFVLVFLGVQLWAQPSTSAPTPPARTQGKVISILSDAYTNVAGTDFNPWWGQTTVVSTQQFVSGDNVLVYSNLNYQGTQINGTLNALPMTHLHIDIWTADETSFQITPISSNPTMEFLVACSPLNLNTWNSFDIPLSSFTGVDFSKIFQFKVVGSGGKTVYIDNLYFYDSSVTVDTEAPTAFTATTGTIASDAITLLLNATDNSGAVDYTITYGTTTIQTQGGVSGQQMSYTINGLTPSTAYTFQVSVKDPTGNGAANNPITVNATTASALPAAPVPTVDASKVISVYSNSYTNQPANFYPNWGQSTVASEVDLGGNNAMKYSNFNYQGIELGSHVDASAMNMLHIDIYPTTETSVRITPISPGNELPTSLGTLVADQWNSFDVPLSTYSNVDFSDLFQFKLDGGTGGVFYMDNLYLYNNVGTNNGIISVSAKQIKCYPNPVVNTLFVETNEEIKEILIQNITGQTIKRINTYSNKGIDVQDIKTGNYFLVIKGSDNQQYVAKFIKM
- a CDS encoding conserved exported hypothetical protein (Evidence 4 : Unknown function but conserved in other organisms), encoding MKTRNFLFLLMSVAILFTACKSNDPEVKPTGITLNKTTLTLVQKKTETLIATLTPTDATGTITWTSSNTAVATVDNNGLVTAVAAGTATVTASVNSLTATCEVTVESDGSYDPAASLTGSAYYPIILDAASSAKVQSKIVADLRPDEATKFLYVWENTYTAGTATGPNFYGEVEGWVSLVVGSVGWSGAGFNVQDATTIDKLADITANPTGYYLHIGIKSKDNAVHVIGLDGQSNVKFALGATAFNDNGTLIEPLADFKRDGEWHEIEIPMTTLKTNGLLYASGMGTKNVFWFLSGGVAGTTLDLDAVFIYKK